A genomic segment from Pelobates fuscus isolate aPelFus1 chromosome 7, aPelFus1.pri, whole genome shotgun sequence encodes:
- the RGS4 gene encoding regulator of G-protein signaling 4, which produces MGSSRSRPETSWTDRPSETDTKQKYNSTRVWEPELTSKMCKGLAGVTSFPATCLKSAKDMKHRLGFLLQKTDGCETNPYPKKDKPGCQRLSQDDIKKWTESLENLINNECGVHAFRSFLQSEYSEENLDFWLACENYKKLKNPAKLPINAQKIYEDFISVEATREVNLDSATREDTTKNLLQPTNSTFDQAQHKIFILMEKDSYRRFLKSRFYLDLTNITSNGGSIKKTKALGTDSHPFIPQCA; this is translated from the exons ATGGGTAGCAGCAGAAGCCGACCTGAGACAAGCTGGACAGACAGACCCAGCGAGACAGATACAAAACAGAAATACAACAGCACCAGAGTCTGGGAGCCTGAACTCACCTCCAAAATGTGTAAAGGTCTAGCTGGAGTGACATCCTTCCCTGCCACTTGCTTAAAAAG TGCGAAGGACATGAAACATCGTCTTGGATTCCTACTTCAAAAAACAGATGGATGTGAAACCAACCCTTACCCAAAGAAAGACAAACCTGGTTGCCAGAG GCTAAGTCAAGATGACATTAAGAAATGGACAGAATCCTTGGAAAATCTGATTAACAATGAAT GTGGTGTACATGCATTCAGGTCCTTTCTTCAGTCTGAATACAGTGAAGAAAATTTGGATTTCTGGCTGGCTTGTGAGAATTACAAAAAGTTGAAAAATCCAGCAAAGCTGCCTATCAACGCCCAAAAGATCTATGAAGATTTCATTTCAGTGGAAGCTACTAGAGAG GTGAACCTCGATTCTGCTACTCGTGAAGACACCACCAAGAACTTGCTCCAACCAACCAACTCCACTTTTGACCAGGCCCAGCACAAAATCTTCATCTTGATGGAAAAAGATTCCTACCGACGCTTTCTAAAATCACGGTTCTACCTGGACCTAACAAACATTACAAGCAATGGTGGTAGCATAAAGAAGACAAAAGCTCTTGGCACAGACAGTCACCCATTCATTCCACAATGTGCTTGA